One window of the Candidatus Microbacterium colombiense genome contains the following:
- a CDS encoding SDR family NAD(P)-dependent oxidoreductase encodes MALTAHSTIGDWLNDPTGGPLIRSLFEKTGADPELLTPVLGLPLQQLVAMSQGAMPQSIVDDLVRAANGGEIPEAAEESGWTEQPTTGRFAGKTVIVTGAASGIGKATASRIAREGGRVIASDIAAEKLDALKAELPDADITTVPGDLTKQDAIDAVLAAAGDRIDALANVAGINDDFSPAGETTDAVWDRVIAINLTAPFKLMRAVLPIMEAAGRGSILNVSSEAGLRGNASGNAYTASKHGIIGVTKSAAFMYGPKGIRVNSVAPGGVATGIPMPPNMSEYGSGRLAPFQQAIPSVALAEHLAASITFLLSDDAVNINGAILASDGGWSVQ; translated from the coding sequence ATGGCCCTCACCGCTCACTCCACCATCGGCGACTGGCTGAACGACCCCACCGGCGGTCCGCTCATCCGCAGCCTCTTCGAGAAGACGGGCGCCGACCCCGAACTGCTCACCCCGGTGCTGGGCCTGCCGCTGCAGCAGCTGGTCGCGATGAGCCAGGGCGCCATGCCGCAGTCCATCGTCGACGACCTCGTGCGCGCGGCCAACGGTGGTGAGATCCCCGAGGCCGCAGAAGAGAGCGGCTGGACCGAGCAGCCCACCACCGGACGTTTCGCCGGCAAGACCGTCATCGTCACGGGCGCCGCGTCCGGAATCGGCAAGGCCACGGCATCCCGCATCGCCCGCGAAGGTGGACGCGTGATCGCCAGCGACATCGCCGCCGAGAAGCTCGATGCGCTCAAGGCGGAACTCCCGGATGCCGACATCACGACGGTCCCCGGCGACCTCACCAAGCAGGATGCGATCGATGCCGTGCTCGCCGCCGCGGGCGACCGCATCGACGCCCTCGCGAACGTCGCCGGCATCAACGACGACTTCTCCCCCGCGGGCGAGACGACGGATGCCGTGTGGGACCGCGTCATCGCGATCAACCTGACGGCTCCGTTCAAGCTCATGCGCGCCGTTCTCCCGATCATGGAAGCCGCCGGCCGCGGGTCGATCCTCAACGTCTCGAGCGAAGCGGGCCTGCGCGGCAACGCCTCGGGCAACGCCTACACCGCCAGCAAGCACGGCATCATCGGCGTCACGAAGTCCGCGGCCTTCATGTACGGACCGAAGGGCATCCGCGTGAACTCCGTCGCCCCCGGCGGCGTGGCCACCGGCATCCCGATGCCCCCGAACATGTCGGAGTACGGCTCGGGACGCCTCGCTCCGTTCCAGCAGGCGATCCCCTCGGTCGCCCTGGCCGAGCACCTGGCCGCATCCATCACGTTCCTGCTGTCGGACGACGCCGTGAACATCAACGGCGCCATCCTCGCCTCCGACGGCGGATGGTCGGTGCAGTAG
- the purL gene encoding phosphoribosylformylglycinamidine synthase subunit PurL: MTTAPAPSHKHVPDSVENAIATPEKEQPYGALGLKPDEYARIKEILGRRPTSGELAMYSVMWSEHCSYKSSKNYLRRFGQKVSDEMKERLMVGMGQNAGVVDVGEGWAVTFKAESHNHPSFIEPFQGAATGVGGIVRDIISMGARPVAVMDALRFGAVDHPDTARVVHGVTSGISFYGNCLGLPNIGGETVFDAVYQANPLVNALAVGVLRHEDLKLANATGVGNKVVLFGARTGGDGIGGASILASDTFADGGPTKRPAVQVGDPFAEKVLIECCLELYRGELVEAIQDLGAAGISCATSELAANGNSGMKVSLDNVLLRDPTLTAEEILMSESQERMMAIVAPEKLDAFLAVVEKWDVETSVLGEVTGDGRLIIDWQGERIVDVDPSTVAVDGPVYDRPVAYPTWIDALQADAAENLPRSSEPEVLREQFLNLVASPNLADTSWITNQYDYYVLGNTALSFPDDAGMIRVDEESGLGFAISTDANGRYSQLDPYAGAQIALVEAYRNVAVTGAVPTAITDCLNFGSPENPEVMWQFGQTVDGLADGCYELGTPVTGGNVSFYNQTGDVPIHPTPLVGVLGIIDDVSRRIPSGWQDIGQNIYLLGTTSTELSGSAWADVVHQHLGGLPPKVDLAGEKRLAGLLSAARDEWLISSAHDLSEGGLGQALAEGVMRFGVGARVWLNEIIERDGVDAASALFSESTGRVIVTVPREDDVKFQGLCEGRGYPVLRIGVTDSEPQLEVQGVFTASVAELREHSTSTLPSYFGPTVTEPVSA; encoded by the coding sequence GTGACCACCGCCCCTGCACCTTCCCACAAGCACGTCCCCGACTCCGTCGAGAACGCGATCGCGACGCCCGAGAAGGAGCAGCCCTACGGCGCCCTCGGACTCAAGCCCGACGAGTACGCGCGCATCAAGGAGATCCTCGGCCGCCGCCCCACTTCGGGTGAGCTCGCCATGTACTCCGTGATGTGGTCGGAGCACTGCTCGTACAAGAGCAGCAAGAACTACCTGCGTCGCTTCGGCCAGAAGGTCAGCGACGAGATGAAGGAACGCCTCATGGTGGGCATGGGCCAGAACGCGGGCGTCGTCGACGTCGGCGAGGGCTGGGCCGTCACCTTCAAGGCCGAGTCGCACAACCACCCCTCGTTCATCGAGCCCTTCCAGGGTGCGGCGACGGGCGTCGGCGGGATCGTCCGCGACATCATCTCGATGGGCGCTCGCCCGGTCGCGGTCATGGATGCTCTCCGCTTCGGTGCGGTCGACCACCCCGACACCGCCCGCGTCGTGCACGGCGTGACGAGCGGCATCAGCTTCTACGGCAACTGCCTGGGCCTGCCGAACATCGGCGGCGAGACCGTGTTCGACGCGGTCTACCAGGCGAACCCGCTCGTGAACGCCCTCGCGGTGGGCGTGCTGCGCCACGAAGACCTCAAGCTCGCCAACGCGACCGGCGTCGGCAACAAGGTCGTGCTGTTCGGTGCCCGTACGGGTGGCGACGGCATCGGCGGCGCCAGCATCCTGGCATCCGACACGTTCGCCGACGGCGGCCCGACCAAGCGCCCCGCGGTGCAGGTCGGCGACCCCTTCGCCGAGAAGGTGCTCATCGAGTGCTGCCTCGAGCTGTACCGCGGCGAGCTCGTCGAGGCGATCCAGGACCTGGGCGCGGCCGGCATCTCGTGCGCGACCAGTGAGCTCGCGGCCAACGGCAACAGCGGCATGAAGGTCTCGCTCGACAACGTGCTGCTGCGCGACCCCACCCTGACCGCCGAAGAGATCCTCATGTCGGAGTCTCAGGAGCGCATGATGGCGATCGTCGCCCCCGAGAAGCTCGACGCGTTCCTCGCGGTCGTCGAGAAGTGGGACGTCGAGACCTCGGTGCTCGGCGAGGTCACCGGCGACGGACGCCTCATCATCGACTGGCAGGGCGAGCGCATCGTCGACGTCGACCCCTCGACCGTCGCGGTCGACGGCCCGGTCTACGACCGTCCGGTCGCCTACCCGACGTGGATCGACGCACTCCAGGCGGATGCCGCCGAGAACCTGCCCCGCTCCTCCGAGCCCGAGGTGCTGCGCGAGCAGTTCCTGAACCTGGTCGCCTCGCCGAACCTGGCCGACACGAGCTGGATCACGAACCAGTACGACTACTACGTGCTCGGCAACACCGCCCTGAGCTTCCCCGACGACGCCGGCATGATCCGCGTCGACGAGGAGTCGGGCCTGGGCTTCGCGATCTCGACCGACGCGAACGGCCGATACAGCCAGCTCGACCCGTACGCCGGCGCGCAGATCGCCCTGGTCGAGGCGTACCGCAACGTCGCCGTCACCGGCGCCGTGCCGACCGCGATCACCGACTGCCTCAACTTCGGCTCTCCCGAGAACCCCGAGGTCATGTGGCAGTTCGGCCAGACGGTCGACGGCCTCGCCGACGGATGCTACGAACTGGGCACCCCGGTCACCGGCGGCAACGTCTCGTTCTACAACCAGACCGGCGACGTGCCGATCCACCCGACCCCGCTCGTGGGCGTGCTCGGCATCATCGACGACGTCTCGCGCCGCATCCCGTCGGGCTGGCAGGACATCGGTCAGAACATCTACCTGCTCGGCACCACCTCCACCGAGCTCTCCGGCTCGGCCTGGGCCGACGTCGTGCACCAGCACCTCGGCGGGCTCCCCCCGAAGGTCGACCTCGCGGGCGAGAAGCGCCTCGCCGGCCTGCTCTCGGCAGCGCGCGACGAATGGCTGATCTCGTCCGCCCACGACCTCTCCGAGGGTGGCCTCGGCCAGGCTCTCGCCGAGGGCGTCATGCGCTTCGGCGTCGGCGCCCGCGTGTGGTTGAACGAGATCATCGAACGCGACGGAGTGGATGCCGCATCCGCCCTCTTCTCGGAGTCGACCGGCCGCGTCATCGTGACTGTCCCCCGTGAGGACGACGTGAAGTTCCAGGGCCTGTGCGAGGGCCGGGGCTACCCCGTGCTGCGCATCGGCGTGACCGACAGCGAACCGCAGCTCGAGGTGCAGGGCGTCTTCACGGCGTCGGTCGCCGAGCTGCGCGAGCACTCGACCTCGACCCTGCCGTCGTACTTCGGCCCCACGGTCACGGAACCGGTCAGCGCATGA
- a CDS encoding WYL domain-containing protein, with amino-acid sequence MTGSSSRMLALLSLLQTPRDWPGQVLADRLEVSPRTVRRDVDRLRELGYRIGAIKGPDGGYRLAAGSELPPLLFDDDQAVAIAVALQSVPSSGIDLDEAAARALATVRQVMPSRLRHRVDGIRFTDVENTTRVDPAVLEATSAAVRDRLVLRFDYDSVSDPDARDSPARRTEPHAVVARENRWYLLAWDLDADDWRTYRLDRMHPRVPTGPSFAPRALPSADAQTYLAARAKGSATHDRWPCTGEFVIALAAREVAPWIGDGTLTEIDEGSCRITVGAWSWVAVLASVLRFDAPFEIVGPEPLREAAGMLTERVAAASGR; translated from the coding sequence ATGACCGGAAGCTCCTCCCGCATGCTCGCGCTGCTGTCGCTGCTGCAGACGCCGCGCGACTGGCCGGGCCAGGTGCTGGCCGACCGCCTCGAGGTGAGCCCGCGCACCGTGCGCCGCGACGTGGATCGACTGCGCGAGCTGGGCTATCGCATCGGCGCGATCAAGGGCCCCGACGGCGGATACCGTCTCGCGGCCGGATCGGAGCTGCCACCCCTCCTGTTCGACGACGATCAGGCCGTCGCGATCGCCGTGGCGCTGCAGAGTGTTCCGTCGAGCGGCATAGACCTCGACGAGGCCGCCGCCCGCGCCCTCGCGACCGTCCGGCAGGTCATGCCCTCACGGCTGAGGCACCGGGTCGACGGCATCCGCTTCACCGACGTCGAGAACACCACCCGCGTGGATCCCGCCGTGCTCGAGGCGACGAGCGCCGCCGTGCGCGACCGGCTCGTGCTGCGGTTCGACTACGACTCGGTCTCCGACCCGGATGCGCGCGACAGCCCCGCCCGGCGCACCGAGCCGCACGCGGTCGTGGCGCGCGAGAACCGCTGGTACCTGCTCGCGTGGGATCTGGATGCCGACGACTGGCGCACCTATCGACTCGACCGCATGCACCCGCGCGTCCCGACCGGCCCGTCGTTCGCGCCTCGAGCGCTCCCCTCGGCCGATGCGCAGACCTACCTCGCGGCACGGGCGAAGGGCTCGGCCACGCATGACCGCTGGCCGTGCACCGGGGAGTTCGTGATCGCGCTGGCCGCCCGCGAGGTCGCGCCGTGGATCGGTGACGGGACGCTGACGGAGATCGACGAGGGATCGTGCCGCATCACGGTGGGTGCGTGGTCGTGGGTCGCCGTCCTGGCGTCGGTCCTGCGATTCGATGCGCCGTTCGAGATCGTGGGCCCGGAGCCGTTGCGCGAAGCGGCCGGGATGCTGACGGAGCGTGTCGCCGCGGCATCCGGTCGCTGA
- a CDS encoding patatin-like phospholipase family protein, protein MNAHTLTRALVLGGGGSTGNAWLIGVVAGLAESGVDVTAADLTIGTSAGATAAAQFAGADPSELFAAARTPVPARPQANTNRPVVDHMERMRWLIANSSDAADLRRRLGASALAQAAASVDPASEPRHRQWRAMVASRLPQQTWPERRMLLTAVDATTAEPVVFDRDSGVDLVDAVAASCSSGSAYPIGDRAFIDGGFRRNENADLAAGHDRVLVLPPFGGRALTPPAWGLQLEAQVEELRAGGSQVLVIGPGEGAEHLFFENAMDPSLRAPAAEVGYAQGRALAAAVGEFWDA, encoded by the coding sequence ATGAACGCACACACTCTCACCCGCGCACTCGTCCTCGGCGGAGGCGGATCCACCGGCAACGCCTGGCTGATCGGCGTCGTCGCTGGCCTCGCCGAATCCGGCGTCGACGTCACCGCCGCCGACCTCACCATCGGCACCTCGGCCGGCGCCACGGCGGCAGCCCAGTTCGCCGGCGCCGACCCGTCCGAGCTGTTCGCCGCCGCGCGCACACCTGTCCCGGCCCGACCGCAGGCGAACACCAACCGCCCGGTCGTCGACCATATGGAACGGATGCGGTGGCTGATCGCCAACTCCTCGGATGCCGCAGACCTGCGCCGACGGTTGGGGGCATCGGCGCTCGCGCAGGCCGCGGCATCCGTCGATCCGGCATCCGAACCCCGCCACCGGCAGTGGCGGGCGATGGTGGCGTCGCGACTTCCTCAGCAGACGTGGCCGGAACGGCGGATGCTGCTCACCGCCGTCGACGCCACCACGGCCGAGCCCGTGGTGTTCGATCGCGACAGCGGCGTCGACCTGGTGGATGCCGTCGCCGCGAGTTGCAGTAGCGGCTCCGCGTATCCGATCGGCGATCGCGCCTTCATCGACGGCGGCTTCCGGCGCAACGAGAACGCCGACCTCGCCGCGGGTCACGACCGCGTGCTGGTGCTCCCTCCGTTCGGCGGGCGCGCGCTCACTCCGCCCGCCTGGGGTCTGCAGCTCGAGGCCCAGGTGGAGGAACTGCGCGCGGGCGGCAGCCAGGTGCTCGTGATCGGCCCGGGCGAGGGCGCCGAGCATCTGTTCTTCGAGAACGCGATGGATCCGTCGCTCCGCGCACCGGCCGCCGAGGTCGGCTACGCACAGGGGCGAGCGCTCGCCGCGGCAGTCGGGGAGTTCTGGGATGCGTGA
- a CDS encoding M1 family aminopeptidase — protein MLRQTSPARRRLLATLPVTALLAGSLLVTSVPAAVADDSIDGPRTSGDAMFPNVGNGGYDALNYDVSLAWSPTGVAGGLITGDITTATTTMTARALSPLRSFSLDFEGMTISSVSVNGAPATWARDIDADAVKYKLIVTPATPVTGEFTVAVTYSGTPERHVDTDGSYEGWNGTNDGAILLGQPIGMMAGFPHNNTPGDKATYTISVDAPSVLANASGVTGDAAVASNGELKSKTVSGDRTTWVWRQDKQMASELAVIAIGRFDVIEGSITLTDGRSIPSWSFMDAGLSSGNKTTIRNRVAQLETLTKNLESVYGAYPGNSTGVIVDSVPSGVNYALETQDRSFFPSASSVNGNTLIHELVHQWYGDNVAPSTWTDIWIGEGMATWGPTHYNSAAGFGSGTSTEQTYFTSWNNKSSASADWNTPPGAQTASEDLYGYQTYTRSAQFWEALKISIGDESFFSLIKEWQTRYAGQSRTAADLKALAEEISGRDITTLWNDWILEPGKPAWPDKLSIALTSTAADPVAIGGTASYTVTATNTGRVPLASSIVTVDLSALLTRATLDAVPAGAVLDGTTLTWTVPAGTAPAAVAELTFSATVIEDADGGPFSVSSRVASLGGTCANCVVETTVMEVLAPTSAPTITGKAVVGGTLTASSTGWPEGTELSYAWAIDGEPVVSTARAADPATTFTIPASALGARISVTVTGTLDGFRTGSVTSAATAAVVAAAVPGDGDGGDPDTGGVADPDDELSSTGGDLPIAGVLLGVVLLSLGGAIVAMRRRRSIDA, from the coding sequence ATGCTCCGACAGACTTCCCCCGCCCGTCGGCGACTGCTCGCGACCCTCCCGGTCACCGCGCTGCTCGCCGGTTCCCTGCTCGTCACCTCGGTCCCGGCCGCGGTGGCCGACGACTCGATCGACGGCCCCCGAACATCCGGCGACGCCATGTTCCCGAACGTCGGCAACGGCGGCTACGACGCCCTGAACTACGACGTCTCGCTCGCCTGGAGCCCCACCGGCGTGGCCGGCGGCCTCATCACCGGCGACATCACGACGGCGACGACCACGATGACCGCACGGGCCCTCTCTCCGCTGCGCAGCTTCTCGCTCGACTTCGAGGGCATGACGATCTCGTCGGTCTCCGTCAACGGCGCCCCCGCCACCTGGGCGCGTGACATCGACGCGGATGCCGTCAAGTACAAGCTCATCGTGACCCCGGCGACGCCCGTCACCGGGGAGTTCACGGTCGCCGTCACGTACAGCGGAACTCCCGAGCGCCACGTCGACACCGACGGCAGCTACGAGGGATGGAACGGCACGAACGACGGGGCGATCCTGCTCGGCCAGCCGATCGGCATGATGGCGGGCTTCCCGCACAACAACACCCCGGGCGACAAGGCCACGTACACGATCTCGGTCGACGCCCCCTCGGTGCTCGCGAACGCCTCGGGCGTGACGGGCGATGCCGCGGTGGCGAGCAACGGCGAGCTGAAGTCGAAGACCGTGTCGGGCGACCGCACCACGTGGGTGTGGCGTCAGGACAAGCAGATGGCCTCCGAACTCGCGGTCATCGCGATCGGACGCTTCGACGTGATCGAGGGGTCGATCACACTCACGGATGGCCGCAGCATCCCCTCCTGGTCGTTCATGGACGCAGGGCTCAGCTCCGGCAACAAGACGACGATCCGCAATCGCGTCGCCCAGCTCGAGACCCTCACCAAGAACCTCGAGTCGGTCTACGGCGCCTACCCCGGCAACAGCACCGGCGTGATCGTCGACAGCGTGCCGAGCGGCGTGAACTACGCGCTCGAGACGCAGGACCGCTCGTTCTTCCCCAGCGCGAGCTCGGTGAACGGCAACACGCTCATCCACGAGCTGGTGCACCAGTGGTACGGCGACAACGTCGCTCCCTCGACGTGGACCGACATCTGGATCGGCGAGGGTATGGCGACCTGGGGCCCGACCCACTACAACAGCGCGGCCGGCTTCGGCAGTGGCACGAGCACCGAGCAGACCTACTTCACCTCCTGGAACAACAAGTCGTCGGCGAGCGCGGACTGGAACACCCCGCCCGGCGCGCAGACCGCCTCGGAAGACCTCTACGGCTACCAGACCTACACGCGTAGCGCGCAGTTCTGGGAGGCGCTGAAGATCTCGATCGGCGACGAGTCGTTCTTCTCGCTGATCAAGGAGTGGCAGACCCGCTACGCCGGCCAGAGCCGCACCGCCGCCGACCTGAAGGCCCTTGCTGAGGAGATCTCGGGCCGCGACATCACGACGTTGTGGAACGACTGGATCCTCGAACCCGGCAAGCCCGCCTGGCCCGACAAGCTCTCGATCGCTCTGACGAGCACGGCCGCCGACCCGGTCGCGATCGGCGGCACCGCCTCGTACACGGTCACGGCGACCAACACCGGCCGCGTACCGCTGGCGTCGTCGATCGTCACGGTGGACCTCAGCGCACTGCTGACCCGCGCCACGCTCGACGCTGTTCCGGCAGGGGCCGTGCTCGATGGCACGACGTTGACCTGGACGGTCCCCGCCGGCACGGCTCCGGCCGCAGTCGCCGAGCTGACGTTCAGTGCCACGGTGATCGAGGATGCCGACGGCGGACCGTTCTCGGTCAGCAGCCGCGTCGCCTCGCTCGGCGGAACCTGCGCGAACTGCGTCGTCGAGACCACCGTGATGGAGGTGCTCGCGCCGACCTCCGCTCCGACGATCACCGGCAAGGCCGTCGTCGGCGGCACGCTCACGGCATCGTCGACCGGATGGCCCGAGGGCACCGAGCTCAGCTACGCGTGGGCGATCGACGGCGAGCCCGTCGTGAGCACGGCCCGCGCGGCGGACCCGGCGACGACGTTCACCATCCCGGCGAGCGCGCTCGGTGCGCGCATCTCCGTGACCGTGACCGGCACGCTCGACGGCTTCCGCACGGGCTCGGTCACGAGTGCGGCGACGGCGGCGGTCGTCGCGGCAGCCGTGCCCGGCGACGGCGACGGCGGCGACCCCGACACCGGCGGCGTGGCCGATCCCGACGACGAGCTCAGCTCGACGGGGGGAGATCTGCCCATCGCGGGTGTTCTGCTCGGCGTCGTGCTGCTCTCCCTCGGCGGGGCGATCGTCGCGATGCGCCGTCGTCGCAGCATCGACGCCTGA
- a CDS encoding TetR/AcrR family transcriptional regulator, which translates to MRAALTAGGYEAVTIEGLAEAAGVSKQTIYRWWGSKAAILGEALVDGGLPGSDVAIPFSDDLGADLRAWFTAVSAGLADADGVAVARALIVVTASDPGLGLELNEKLAAPIREWVTSRLSLAVAAGDVRADVDAAGIADQFVAMASYAALLGRPLGDARVDATVGVLLRGISAR; encoded by the coding sequence ATGCGCGCTGCCCTGACCGCGGGTGGATACGAGGCCGTGACGATCGAGGGGCTCGCGGAAGCCGCGGGGGTGTCGAAGCAGACCATCTACCGGTGGTGGGGGTCGAAGGCGGCGATCCTCGGCGAGGCTCTTGTCGACGGTGGGCTGCCCGGATCGGATGTCGCCATCCCCTTCTCCGATGATCTGGGTGCGGACCTGCGGGCGTGGTTCACGGCGGTGTCTGCCGGGTTGGCGGATGCTGATGGCGTCGCCGTCGCGCGGGCGCTGATCGTGGTGACCGCGTCGGATCCCGGGCTGGGGCTGGAGTTGAACGAGAAGCTCGCTGCGCCGATTCGGGAGTGGGTGACGTCGCGCCTGTCGCTCGCGGTTGCCGCGGGGGATGTGCGGGCGGATGTGGATGCTGCCGGGATCGCGGACCAGTTCGTCGCGATGGCGAGCTATGCGGCGCTGTTGGGGCGGCCGTTGGGTGATGCACGAGTGGATGCGACTGTGGGGGTTCTGTTGCGGGGGATTTCGGCGCGGTAG
- a CDS encoding VOC family protein, with amino-acid sequence MTLITTTHLNFRGVARQALDFYQSVFGGTVTAATYGDFGMPADVPGADKIVFGRLQSDGGLRLMAYDIPGQDDPDAAATAGSTRRENGVTLTDRTFFQSLQGGSLDEVRGYWDALADGATIVEPLAASAWSAGFGMLTDRFGVTWVLDVA; translated from the coding sequence ATGACTCTCATCACCACCACCCACCTGAACTTCCGCGGCGTGGCCCGGCAGGCACTCGACTTCTACCAGTCGGTGTTCGGCGGAACCGTCACGGCCGCCACCTATGGCGACTTCGGCATGCCCGCGGACGTGCCCGGTGCCGACAAGATCGTGTTCGGTCGGCTGCAGAGCGACGGGGGCCTGCGTCTGATGGCGTACGACATTCCCGGCCAGGACGACCCGGATGCCGCCGCCACCGCCGGATCCACGCGACGAGAGAACGGTGTCACTCTCACCGATCGCACGTTCTTCCAGTCGTTGCAGGGCGGCTCGCTCGACGAGGTGCGCGGGTACTGGGATGCGCTCGCCGATGGGGCGACGATCGTCGAACCGCTCGCGGCCTCGGCCTGGTCGGCCGGCTTCGGCATGCTCACCGACCGTTTCGGCGTGACCTGGGTGCTCGACGTCGCTTGA
- a CDS encoding aminotransferase class I/II-fold pyridoxal phosphate-dependent enzyme: protein MTDDISRIPPHPFDARTRFDLDRPASRKWSLHPGNIGAWVAEMDFGVAPEIAEALHRAIEEENLGYLSPPLAAELGAATADWMRDEYGWAVDPERVHPVSDVMAALRVAVEEYAPAGSPVIVPTPAYMPFLSYLPTIGHPVIEVPGVEVDGRWQHDLARIDEAFAAGARTLVLCNPHNPTGTVAGREELEAIAEVVERHGGRVFADEIHAPLRFDGRPFIPYASVSEVTAAHTVTGTSASKAWNIPGLKTAQLITSNEPDQELYRRFGFSVQHGAATLGVVASTAAYRHGKPWLDGVISYLDDSRRVLGSLVDQHLPGAVYRAPEATYIGWIDTSALGIPGPPAEFFREQAGVVLTEGRLLGRGYEDYVRVVFATPRPVLAEAFQAMGDAVRRV from the coding sequence ATGACCGACGACATCTCGCGCATCCCGCCGCATCCGTTCGACGCCCGGACGAGGTTCGACCTCGACCGCCCGGCGAGCCGCAAGTGGAGCCTGCACCCCGGAAATATCGGTGCTTGGGTCGCCGAGATGGACTTCGGTGTCGCGCCCGAGATCGCCGAGGCCCTGCACCGCGCTATCGAGGAGGAGAACCTCGGGTATCTCTCGCCTCCGCTGGCCGCCGAGCTCGGCGCGGCGACGGCCGACTGGATGCGTGACGAGTACGGATGGGCGGTCGATCCGGAGCGGGTGCATCCGGTGTCGGATGTGATGGCGGCGCTGCGCGTGGCCGTCGAGGAGTATGCGCCGGCGGGGTCACCCGTGATCGTGCCGACGCCCGCGTACATGCCGTTCCTCAGCTACCTGCCGACGATCGGGCATCCGGTGATCGAGGTTCCCGGGGTCGAGGTCGACGGACGCTGGCAGCACGATCTCGCGCGCATCGATGAGGCGTTCGCCGCGGGAGCGCGCACGCTGGTGCTGTGCAACCCGCACAATCCGACGGGAACCGTGGCCGGGCGTGAGGAGCTCGAGGCGATCGCCGAGGTCGTCGAGCGGCATGGCGGGCGGGTGTTCGCGGATGAGATCCACGCGCCACTGCGCTTCGACGGGCGGCCGTTCATCCCTTACGCATCGGTGTCGGAGGTGACTGCCGCGCACACCGTGACCGGCACGAGCGCGTCGAAGGCGTGGAACATCCCGGGGCTCAAGACCGCGCAGCTCATCACCTCGAACGAGCCCGATCAGGAGCTCTACCGCCGCTTCGGATTCTCGGTGCAACACGGCGCCGCCACGCTCGGCGTCGTCGCCTCGACCGCGGCGTATCGGCACGGCAAGCCGTGGCTCGACGGTGTGATCTCGTACCTCGACGACTCCCGCCGCGTACTCGGATCGCTCGTCGATCAGCACCTGCCCGGCGCCGTATATCGCGCCCCCGAAGCGACATATATCGGCTGGATCGACACGAGCGCGCTCGGCATCCCGGGCCCGCCCGCCGAGTTCTTCCGCGAACAGGCCGGAGTCGTGCTCACCGAGGGGCGACTGCTCGGCCGCGGATACGAGGACTACGTGCGGGTCGTGTTCGCGACCCCGCGGCCCGTGCTGGCCGAGGCGTTCCAAGCCATGGGGGATGCTGTTCGGCGCGTGTGA
- a CDS encoding serine/threonine-protein kinase has product MTLEVVAPSAALLDERYLLQARVGRGGMSTVYRALDTRMERAVAVKMIHEEDPNAASANRAHTEKALLAVVDHRSLVTLYDAQLAPGRPRYLVMEFIEGPTLARRLKEGPMRPRQVARFTRDIAEGLAVVHGAGIIHRDVKPSNILLARERAGDPWTAKLADFGIACTVGSPRTTSPGIVLGTFTYIAPEQLRDADPTPAVDVFGLGLVALEALTGSPAYPPTGTGRGAAATRVMNPPAIPRRIRDDWRALLEWMTRLDPATRPHAAEVAQVAQGLMRVRRGTV; this is encoded by the coding sequence ATGACGCTCGAGGTCGTCGCGCCCTCCGCCGCGCTGCTCGACGAGCGCTATCTGTTGCAGGCGCGCGTGGGCCGCGGCGGGATGTCGACCGTGTACCGGGCGCTCGACACCCGCATGGAGCGCGCCGTCGCGGTGAAGATGATCCACGAGGAAGACCCGAACGCCGCATCCGCGAACCGTGCTCACACCGAGAAGGCCCTGCTGGCCGTCGTCGACCACCGCTCACTCGTCACTCTCTACGACGCTCAGCTGGCGCCCGGGCGTCCGCGGTATCTCGTGATGGAGTTCATCGAGGGCCCAACTCTCGCCCGGCGGCTGAAGGAAGGGCCGATGCGCCCGCGCCAGGTCGCCCGGTTCACCCGCGACATCGCCGAGGGCCTCGCCGTCGTGCATGGCGCCGGCATCATCCATCGCGACGTGAAGCCGTCGAACATCCTCCTCGCCCGCGAGCGTGCCGGCGATCCGTGGACCGCGAAGCTCGCCGACTTCGGCATCGCGTGCACGGTCGGCAGCCCGCGTACGACCTCCCCCGGCATCGTGCTCGGCACCTTCACCTATATCGCCCCCGAGCAATTGCGCGACGCCGATCCCACCCCCGCGGTCGACGTCTTCGGCCTCGGTCTGGTCGCCCTCGAGGCCCTCACCGGGTCTCCGGCATATCCGCCGACGGGAACCGGGCGCGGTGCTGCGGCCACACGGGTCATGAATCCTCCGGCCATCCCCCGCCGCATCCGCGACGACTGGCGCGCACTTCTCGAGTGGATGACGCGGCTCGATCCCGCCACGCGCCCCCACGCCGCCGAGGTCGCCCAGGTGGCGCAGGGGCTAATGCGGGTGCGGCGAGGCACCGTCTGA